A single Limisphaera ngatamarikiensis DNA region contains:
- a CDS encoding sigma-70 family RNA polymerase sigma factor, with protein MSNPNPQTLTDAQLVQQAKQGDLDAFEELANRHERRIYTLARRITQNEHDAQDVTQQTFLSALEHLADFREEASFATWLDRIATHAALKILRKRKGLDTVSLDQATDPDPDTGEIPHPEYIADWRADPEELVHRNEIRQLLDQALAQLDEKYRLVFLLRDVEGLSVRETAELLGLSETNVKVRLLRARLQLREHLTRVLGDPARRLEPHPHHHP; from the coding sequence ATGTCGAACCCGAACCCACAAACCCTCACCGACGCCCAATTGGTCCAACAGGCCAAACAGGGCGACCTGGACGCTTTCGAGGAACTGGCCAACCGACACGAACGCAGAATCTACACCCTCGCCCGCCGCATCACCCAAAACGAACACGACGCCCAGGACGTCACCCAACAAACCTTCCTCAGCGCCCTCGAACACCTCGCTGACTTCCGCGAAGAAGCCAGCTTCGCCACCTGGCTCGACCGTATCGCCACCCACGCCGCCCTCAAAATCCTCCGCAAACGCAAAGGTCTCGACACGGTATCCCTCGACCAGGCCACCGACCCCGACCCTGACACCGGCGAAATCCCCCACCCCGAATACATCGCCGACTGGCGCGCCGACCCCGAAGAACTGGTCCACCGGAACGAAATCCGCCAGCTCCTCGACCAGGCCCTCGCACAACTCGACGAAAAATATCGCCTGGTCTTCCTCCTCCGGGACGTCGAGGGCCTCTCCGTCCGGGAGACCGCCGAACTGCTCGGCCTTTCCGAAACCAACGTCAAGGTCCGCCTCCTCCGCGCCCGACTCCAACTCCGCGAACACCTCACCCGCGTCCTGGGCGACCCCGCCCGGCGCCTCGAACCCCATCCGCACCACCATCCCTGA
- a CDS encoding flagellin, producing MIIQPNMTSGGAAPVAGNSRGRLAQSVARLGENVRVAGAAGDAAPGEVSAGLTVRMRQIQVLQDGLGAAVTRVQTQWAYLDRAGAVLARMAELGRQAADENLAADERVRVQAEFRGLARALGELAGKTFAGEPLFDGSDREVPVDAAGRTVRVVSPDLNRPVYGEVASADVGSVESAIEAVKRVETAFTALQEGRDLLRADEEGLRRAVEALRVEQDNLGAVTVRLRDVEAADAAMRWVGQRLLTRGDEALQAQANTRPETAVRLLS from the coding sequence ATGATCATTCAACCGAACATGACGAGTGGCGGGGCCGCACCGGTGGCGGGCAACAGCCGGGGACGCCTGGCGCAGTCGGTGGCGCGGCTGGGTGAGAATGTGCGTGTGGCGGGGGCGGCAGGGGATGCCGCGCCGGGGGAGGTTTCTGCCGGGCTGACGGTGCGGATGCGTCAGATTCAGGTGCTGCAAGACGGTTTGGGTGCGGCGGTGACGCGGGTGCAGACCCAGTGGGCGTATTTGGATCGTGCGGGGGCTGTGCTGGCCCGGATGGCCGAGCTGGGTCGCCAGGCTGCGGACGAGAACCTGGCGGCTGACGAACGGGTCAGGGTTCAGGCCGAGTTTCGGGGTTTGGCTCGTGCGCTGGGTGAGCTGGCCGGGAAAACCTTTGCGGGTGAGCCTTTGTTTGACGGGTCTGATCGGGAGGTGCCCGTGGATGCTGCGGGTCGGACGGTGCGGGTGGTTTCGCCGGATTTGAACCGACCGGTGTACGGGGAGGTTGCGAGTGCGGATGTGGGCAGTGTGGAGAGCGCGATTGAGGCGGTGAAACGGGTGGAGACGGCCTTTACGGCGTTGCAGGAGGGGCGTGACCTTCTGCGGGCGGATGAAGAAGGGTTGCGTCGGGCGGTGGAGGCCCTGCGGGTGGAGCAGGACAATCTGGGCGCTGTGACGGTGCGGTTGCGGGATGTGGAAGCCGCGGATGCGGCGATGCGTTGGGTGGGGCAACGGCTTTTGACGCGGGGCGACGAAGCTCTGCAGGCGCAGGCCAACACACGGCCCGAGACGGCGGTGCGCCTGTTGTCGTGA
- the uvrA gene encoding excinuclease ABC subunit UvrA has product MGEKFIRIGGAREHNLKNLTLEIPRDRLVVITGLSGSGKSSLAFDTLYAEGQRKYVESLSTYARQFLGQLQKPDVDYIEGLSPAIAIEQRSSGGNPRSIIATTTEIYDYLRLLYAHAGTPHCPETGGPILTQTTTDIVDRLLNLPRGTRLQLLAPVVRNQKGEFRDVLERLAREGFVRARVDGQIVDLGDPQHRIRLDPKQSHTIEVVVDRLIVDEKARVRLQDSVETALRWGDGQMLTLHQPPPSPTATLTGTTNTEGWIETLHSNRRFSPATGKSYETLTPKHFSFNAPDGACPVCHGLGQKMVFDEGLVVPDPDKSLEAGAIQPWRRGGKRMISYYKALLRAVAAHYGQSMDTPYKDLPESFRHILMHGSGSEEIEFRFWRAGSPQIVRKPFEGVLPQLERLYAETESESTRTRLKAYMSPRFCDACQGKRLKPEILAVTLTDGRPDRHTRPTPNGPEIPGLSIMDFCALSVEEALQFLSHLQLTEFQWKIATEIVRAIRARLEFLRNVGLGYLTLDRESGTLSGGEAQRIRLATQIGAGLVGVLYILDEPSIGLHPRDNEKLLRTLEHLRDLGNSVIVVEHDADTIRRADYIIDMGPGAGIHGGEVVAAGTLPEILQHPRSLTARYLRGELSIPVPKHRAQPDPDRGWIEVIGATANNLKNIHARFPIGLITCVTGVSGSGKSTLVDDVLRRALMRRFYGAKDNPGPHREIRGYERLEKVIVIDQTPLGRTPRSNPATYTGIFNEIRELFARLPAARVRGYGPGRFSFNLRGGRCEKCQGDGVLAIEMHFLPPVYVTCEACGGKRYNRETLEITYKGRNIADVLAMTVDEAVTFFRAIPSIHDACLTLAQVGLGYLQLGQPATTLSGGEAQRVKLAAELARRSTGRTLYILDEPTTGLHFHDVAKLLEVLFKLRDAGNTLIIIEHNLDVIKAADWVIDLGPEGGNAGGYIVAEGPPELIAACPQSHTGRFIRPLLEAAHPPA; this is encoded by the coding sequence ATGGGTGAAAAATTCATCCGCATCGGCGGCGCGCGGGAACACAACCTCAAAAACCTGACCCTGGAAATCCCGCGCGACCGACTCGTGGTCATCACCGGCCTCAGCGGCAGCGGCAAATCGTCGCTGGCGTTCGACACCCTCTACGCCGAAGGCCAGCGCAAATACGTCGAAAGCCTCTCCACCTACGCCCGCCAGTTCCTCGGCCAGCTCCAAAAACCCGACGTCGACTACATCGAAGGTCTCTCCCCCGCCATCGCCATCGAACAACGCAGCTCCGGCGGCAACCCCCGCTCCATCATCGCCACCACCACCGAAATCTACGATTACCTCCGACTCCTCTACGCCCACGCCGGCACACCCCATTGCCCCGAAACCGGCGGCCCCATCCTCACCCAAACCACCACCGACATCGTCGACCGCCTCCTCAACCTCCCCCGCGGCACACGCCTCCAACTCCTGGCACCCGTCGTCCGAAACCAAAAAGGCGAATTCCGCGACGTCCTCGAACGCCTGGCACGCGAAGGTTTCGTCCGCGCCCGCGTGGACGGACAAATCGTCGACCTCGGCGACCCCCAGCACCGCATCCGGCTCGACCCCAAACAGTCCCACACCATCGAGGTCGTCGTGGATCGGCTCATCGTGGACGAAAAAGCCCGGGTCCGACTCCAGGATTCCGTCGAAACCGCCCTCCGCTGGGGCGACGGTCAGATGCTCACCCTCCACCAGCCACCACCCTCACCCACCGCCACCCTCACCGGTACCACCAACACCGAAGGCTGGATCGAAACCCTCCACTCCAACCGCCGATTCTCCCCCGCCACCGGCAAAAGCTACGAAACCCTCACCCCCAAACACTTCTCCTTCAACGCACCCGACGGCGCCTGCCCCGTCTGCCACGGACTCGGCCAAAAAATGGTCTTCGACGAGGGCCTCGTCGTCCCCGACCCTGACAAATCCCTCGAAGCCGGAGCCATCCAGCCCTGGCGCCGCGGCGGTAAACGCATGATCTCCTACTACAAAGCCCTCCTCCGCGCCGTCGCCGCCCACTACGGCCAGAGCATGGACACCCCCTACAAGGACCTCCCCGAATCCTTCCGCCACATCCTCATGCACGGATCCGGCTCCGAGGAGATCGAGTTCCGTTTCTGGCGCGCCGGCTCACCCCAGATCGTCCGTAAACCGTTCGAGGGCGTCCTGCCCCAACTCGAACGCCTCTACGCCGAAACCGAAAGCGAATCCACACGTACCCGCCTCAAAGCCTACATGAGCCCCCGCTTCTGCGACGCCTGCCAGGGCAAACGCCTCAAACCCGAAATCCTCGCCGTCACACTCACCGACGGACGCCCCGACCGGCACACACGCCCCACACCCAACGGACCCGAAATCCCGGGCCTCTCCATCATGGACTTCTGCGCCCTTTCCGTCGAAGAAGCCCTCCAGTTCCTCTCCCACCTCCAACTCACCGAGTTCCAGTGGAAAATCGCCACAGAAATCGTCCGGGCCATCCGGGCCCGACTCGAATTCCTCCGCAACGTCGGTCTTGGCTACCTCACCCTCGACCGCGAAAGCGGCACCCTCAGCGGCGGTGAAGCCCAACGCATCCGCCTCGCCACCCAGATCGGTGCCGGCCTCGTCGGCGTCCTCTACATCCTCGACGAACCCAGCATCGGCCTCCACCCGCGCGACAACGAAAAACTCCTCCGCACCCTCGAACACCTCCGCGACCTCGGCAACTCCGTCATCGTGGTCGAACACGACGCCGACACCATCCGCCGCGCCGATTACATCATCGACATGGGCCCCGGCGCCGGCATCCACGGCGGCGAGGTCGTCGCCGCCGGCACCCTCCCGGAAATCCTCCAACACCCCCGTTCCCTCACCGCACGCTACCTCCGCGGCGAACTCAGCATCCCCGTCCCCAAACACCGCGCCCAACCCGACCCCGACCGCGGCTGGATCGAAGTCATCGGCGCCACCGCCAACAACCTCAAAAACATCCACGCTCGCTTCCCCATCGGCCTCATCACCTGCGTCACCGGCGTCAGCGGCTCCGGTAAAAGTACCCTCGTCGATGACGTCCTCCGCCGCGCCCTCATGCGCCGCTTCTACGGCGCCAAGGACAACCCCGGACCCCACCGCGAAATCCGCGGCTACGAACGCCTCGAAAAAGTCATCGTCATCGACCAAACCCCGCTGGGCCGCACCCCGCGCAGCAACCCCGCCACCTACACCGGCATCTTCAACGAAATCCGCGAACTGTTCGCACGCCTCCCCGCCGCCCGCGTCCGCGGTTACGGCCCCGGCCGCTTCAGCTTCAACCTCCGCGGCGGCCGCTGCGAAAAGTGCCAGGGCGACGGCGTCCTCGCCATCGAAATGCACTTCCTCCCCCCCGTCTACGTCACCTGCGAAGCCTGCGGCGGCAAACGCTACAACCGCGAAACCCTCGAAATCACCTACAAGGGCCGCAACATCGCCGACGTCCTCGCCATGACCGTCGATGAAGCCGTCACCTTCTTCCGCGCCATCCCCTCCATCCACGACGCCTGCCTCACCCTCGCCCAGGTCGGCCTCGGATACCTCCAGCTCGGTCAACCCGCTACCACCCTCAGCGGCGGCGAAGCCCAGCGCGTCAAACTCGCAGCCGAACTGGCCCGCCGCTCCACCGGACGTACCCTCTACATCCTCGATGAACCCACCACCGGCCTCCACTTCCACGACGTCGCCAAACTCCTCGAGGTCCTCTTCAAACTCCGCGACGCCGGCAATACCCTCATCATCATCGAACACAACCTCGACGTCATCAAAGCCGCCGACTGGGTCATCGACCTCGGCCCCGAAGGCGGCAACGCCGGCGGCTACATCGTCGCCGAAGGCCCGCCCGAGCTCATCGCCGCCTGCCCCCAAAGCCATACCGGCCGCTTCATCCGACCCCTCCTGGAAGCCGCCCACCCACCGGCCTGA
- a CDS encoding amidohydrolase family protein: MNGGCSSRARGRMGLQVRRGGGLAIWVALWGAVTSAGTVFAEALLLRGAVVHTVTGPTLAPGDVLVREGRVAAVGQGLEAPDARVVDLRGLHLYPALIALNTGLGLKEIDAVRPTLDQVEVGVFTPEVGSWVAVNPDSELLPVARANGIGFFEPVPMGGVVAGRSGLLRLAGWTVREMTVRAPLAMHVFWPSMELDTRSRNEVPDPEKWKSPEGQARERASRLRALEDFFRQADAYARAQDPDRPPRVGAPGAQPIWEAMLPFVRGERPIVVHADDVRQIRGVLKWAETNRWRVMLAGGRDARREADGLARLGIPVVYEHVFTRPVRDTDSYDVHFRAPAVLHKAGVTVLFSTGVEDASLVKNLPYHAAQAVAHGFPAEAAVRALTVEAARWCGLGEQLGSIEPGREATLFAATGDVLDIRTQVVRMWVEGREVGLENRHTRLYEKYRQRPGPRR; encoded by the coding sequence ATGAACGGCGGGTGTTCGAGCCGGGCGAGGGGACGCATGGGCCTGCAGGTGCGCCGGGGTGGCGGGCTTGCGATTTGGGTGGCGTTGTGGGGCGCGGTGACATCGGCGGGGACGGTGTTTGCCGAGGCGCTGCTGTTGCGGGGTGCGGTGGTGCACACGGTCACGGGCCCCACTCTGGCACCGGGCGACGTGCTGGTGCGGGAGGGACGGGTTGCGGCGGTGGGGCAGGGGTTGGAGGCCCCGGATGCGCGGGTGGTGGATCTGCGCGGGTTGCACTTGTATCCGGCATTGATCGCGCTGAACACGGGCCTGGGACTGAAGGAGATTGACGCGGTGCGGCCGACGCTGGACCAGGTCGAGGTGGGCGTATTCACTCCGGAGGTGGGTTCGTGGGTGGCGGTGAATCCGGATTCGGAGTTGTTGCCGGTGGCGCGTGCGAACGGGATCGGTTTTTTCGAGCCGGTGCCGATGGGCGGGGTGGTGGCGGGTCGGTCCGGTTTGCTGCGGCTGGCGGGCTGGACGGTTCGGGAGATGACCGTTCGGGCGCCCCTGGCGATGCATGTGTTTTGGCCCTCGATGGAACTGGACACGCGGTCCAGGAACGAGGTGCCGGACCCTGAGAAATGGAAGTCGCCGGAGGGGCAGGCCCGGGAGCGGGCGTCGCGATTGCGTGCGCTGGAAGATTTTTTCCGTCAGGCGGACGCGTACGCGCGGGCGCAGGATCCGGATCGGCCACCGCGTGTGGGAGCGCCCGGGGCGCAGCCGATCTGGGAGGCGATGCTACCGTTTGTGCGGGGGGAGCGGCCCATTGTGGTGCATGCGGACGACGTTCGGCAGATTCGAGGCGTGTTGAAGTGGGCGGAGACGAATCGCTGGCGGGTGATGTTGGCCGGTGGGCGGGATGCGCGGCGGGAGGCCGACGGTCTTGCACGGCTGGGGATTCCGGTGGTGTACGAGCATGTGTTCACACGACCCGTTCGGGACACGGATTCATACGACGTGCATTTCCGGGCGCCGGCGGTGCTGCACAAGGCCGGGGTGACGGTTTTGTTCAGCACGGGGGTGGAGGATGCGTCGCTGGTGAAGAACCTGCCCTATCATGCTGCGCAGGCGGTGGCCCATGGGTTTCCCGCGGAGGCGGCTGTGCGGGCTTTGACGGTGGAAGCGGCGCGGTGGTGTGGCCTGGGTGAACAGTTGGGGAGCATTGAACCCGGGCGCGAGGCGACCTTGTTTGCTGCGACCGGGGACGTTCTCGACATTCGGACGCAGGTGGTTCGGATGTGGGTGGAAGGACGTGAGGTGGGGCTGGAGAACCGCCACACGCGGCTGTACGAGAAGTATCGGCAACGGCCGGGACCGCGGAGGTGA
- the fliW gene encoding flagellar assembly protein FliW, whose protein sequence is MTSCVNSSEARASAAEPVVYRVRMPTGLLGFESIREYTLSFHPDEAPFGWLEAADGSGLAFVVVDPFLVVPEYRPDIPPPDVALLGLNGPEDALLLNIVTIHGPRKATVNLKGPVVINRHTWVGKQVVIGNAIEYSVQHPLPVPESGD, encoded by the coding sequence ATGACGAGCTGCGTGAATTCGAGTGAGGCCCGGGCGTCGGCCGCCGAACCGGTGGTGTACCGGGTGCGGATGCCGACGGGGTTACTCGGGTTTGAATCGATTCGGGAGTACACGCTGTCATTTCATCCGGACGAGGCACCGTTTGGGTGGTTGGAGGCGGCGGATGGATCCGGGTTGGCGTTTGTGGTGGTGGATCCGTTTTTGGTGGTGCCGGAGTATCGGCCGGACATTCCGCCGCCGGATGTTGCGTTGTTGGGTTTGAATGGGCCGGAGGACGCGCTGCTGTTGAACATCGTGACCATTCACGGTCCGCGGAAGGCCACGGTGAACTTGAAGGGGCCGGTGGTGATCAACCGGCACACCTGGGTGGGCAAGCAGGTGGTGATCGGCAATGCCATTGAGTACTCCGTGCAACATCCGCTGCCGGTGCCGGAGTCGGGCGACTGA
- a CDS encoding amidohydrolase family protein, translated as MRVSVRLGSLSGVGLGFYGSVVMGGAHRDFELWAGTFVLGLVLGGAAFAAEIQPPGLMPEPPEWRALVGGRVVVRPGEVVESATILVRDGRVVSVGREVTVPAGAEVWRMDGLTIYPGLIEPYFVISGTNRPVDTRMVEPVGWSGAGAGGYRFLGVSGTGEGGRRKGPGHAVSQVTPERRALEVWDPADRAWAELREQGFTVAVVVPGEGIFRGRSAVVLLGEEDVNRLVLPAEAFQHVALAPGTGRGRSQFPASLMGVVAVVRQTLMEAEHDRRMRLCAETNAEAALSREYNPAWEALGRLWEGGQRLVMEPGSVLMMDRAIRLAEEFGLEPLLVACGEEWRRPDLWEGRKAGWIVPVNFPGLPRLPAEEDWEQVSLDQLRRWDWAPENPALLRRLGCELALTTHGLSDRKRFREKLREALDRGLSEADALGALTVVPARWCGLDGLLGTIEPGKLANFTVVSGGSYFDPEARVRQVWVRGRVYRQAADLVSGEGPGSERGLAKEGERAKLEERRKDRAQRLARSPLEDAGPLRAPRVLKVVNATLWTCGPAGVIRSGQMLVRDGRIEAVGERVPEDPAAEALDLGGRHVTPGLIDAHSHTAILGAVNEATLPSTAMVRVEDVVNSESVTLREQLAGGLTACQLLHGSANPIGGQSCVIKLRLGAPPEGMKLEGAPAGIKMALGENVKQSNWGDRFTNRFPQTRMGVPALIANRLAAAREYRRMQEEARQRGGIGPRPDLELEALAEVLEGRRLVHCHAYRQDEILAFLEVMEAFGVRVASLEHGLEGYKVADEIAAHGAGVATFADWWAYKFEVYDAIPYAGALMTRRGVTVAYKSDSSDLARRLNTEAAKAVKYGGLGEEEALRLVTLHPARLLGIERRVGSLEPGKDADFAVWSHAPLDARAVCLQTWVDGKLYFEREAARQRAERMAAERERLLEKARRWLRAGGERGSGDETGEGFFRVSLEMSDREKHCEDIEP; from the coding sequence GTGAGAGTTTCGGTGCGGCTCGGGAGCTTGTCAGGGGTGGGGCTGGGCTTTTATGGTTCGGTCGTCATGGGCGGGGCGCATCGAGATTTTGAGCTTTGGGCAGGGACGTTTGTTTTGGGGTTGGTGCTGGGTGGGGCGGCGTTTGCGGCTGAGATTCAGCCGCCGGGTTTGATGCCGGAACCGCCGGAGTGGCGGGCGTTGGTGGGCGGGCGTGTGGTGGTGCGGCCGGGGGAGGTCGTGGAATCGGCGACGATTCTGGTGCGGGACGGACGGGTGGTGTCGGTGGGGAGGGAGGTGACGGTCCCCGCGGGGGCCGAGGTCTGGCGGATGGACGGGCTGACGATTTATCCGGGGTTGATCGAGCCGTACTTTGTGATTTCGGGGACGAACCGGCCGGTGGACACGCGGATGGTGGAGCCGGTGGGGTGGAGTGGGGCGGGTGCGGGCGGCTACCGGTTTTTGGGGGTTTCAGGCACCGGGGAGGGCGGCCGGCGGAAGGGGCCGGGGCATGCGGTGTCACAAGTCACGCCGGAGCGTCGGGCCTTGGAGGTGTGGGATCCTGCGGATCGTGCGTGGGCGGAGTTGCGAGAGCAGGGTTTTACGGTGGCGGTGGTGGTGCCGGGCGAGGGGATCTTTCGGGGTCGGAGTGCGGTGGTGTTGTTGGGCGAGGAGGATGTGAACCGGCTGGTGTTACCGGCGGAGGCATTTCAGCACGTGGCGCTGGCGCCGGGGACGGGTCGGGGCAGGAGTCAGTTTCCTGCGTCGCTGATGGGGGTGGTGGCGGTGGTGCGGCAGACGTTGATGGAGGCGGAGCATGATCGGCGCATGCGACTGTGTGCCGAGACGAACGCGGAGGCGGCCTTGTCGCGCGAATACAATCCGGCCTGGGAGGCGCTGGGGCGGCTGTGGGAGGGCGGGCAGAGGTTGGTGATGGAGCCGGGGAGCGTGCTGATGATGGATCGGGCGATCCGGCTGGCGGAAGAGTTTGGTTTGGAGCCGTTGTTGGTGGCTTGTGGGGAGGAATGGCGGCGGCCGGATTTGTGGGAGGGGCGCAAGGCGGGTTGGATCGTGCCGGTGAATTTTCCAGGGTTGCCGCGGCTGCCGGCGGAGGAGGATTGGGAGCAGGTGAGCCTGGACCAGTTGCGACGGTGGGACTGGGCCCCGGAGAATCCTGCGTTATTGCGGCGGCTGGGGTGTGAGCTGGCGCTGACGACGCACGGGTTGAGCGATCGCAAGCGGTTTCGGGAGAAGCTGCGCGAGGCGTTGGACCGGGGGTTGAGCGAGGCGGACGCGCTGGGGGCGTTGACGGTGGTGCCGGCGCGGTGGTGCGGATTGGACGGGTTGTTGGGGACGATCGAGCCCGGGAAGCTCGCCAATTTCACGGTGGTTTCGGGCGGGAGTTATTTTGATCCGGAGGCCCGGGTGCGGCAGGTGTGGGTGCGGGGCCGGGTATACCGGCAGGCGGCGGACCTGGTGTCGGGGGAGGGGCCGGGTTCGGAGCGCGGGTTGGCGAAGGAGGGAGAGCGGGCGAAGTTGGAGGAACGGCGGAAGGATCGGGCGCAGCGGCTGGCGCGGTCGCCCTTGGAGGATGCGGGTCCGTTGCGGGCGCCGCGGGTGTTGAAGGTGGTGAATGCGACGTTGTGGACGTGCGGGCCGGCCGGGGTGATTCGTTCGGGCCAGATGCTGGTTCGGGACGGTCGGATCGAGGCGGTGGGTGAACGGGTTCCGGAGGATCCGGCTGCCGAGGCTCTGGATTTGGGCGGGCGTCATGTGACGCCGGGGCTGATTGATGCGCACAGTCACACGGCGATTTTGGGTGCGGTGAACGAGGCGACGTTACCTTCGACGGCGATGGTGCGGGTGGAGGATGTGGTGAACAGTGAGTCGGTAACGTTGCGGGAGCAGTTGGCGGGCGGGCTGACGGCGTGTCAGTTGTTGCATGGATCGGCGAATCCGATCGGTGGTCAGAGTTGCGTGATCAAGTTGCGGTTGGGCGCGCCTCCGGAGGGTATGAAACTGGAGGGGGCGCCGGCGGGGATCAAGATGGCGCTGGGGGAGAACGTGAAGCAGTCGAACTGGGGCGATCGTTTTACGAACCGTTTTCCGCAGACGCGCATGGGGGTGCCGGCGTTGATTGCGAACCGGCTGGCGGCGGCGCGGGAGTACCGTCGGATGCAGGAGGAGGCGCGGCAACGGGGCGGGATTGGGCCGCGCCCGGATCTGGAGCTGGAGGCGCTGGCGGAGGTGTTGGAGGGGCGGCGTCTGGTGCACTGTCATGCGTATCGGCAGGACGAGATTCTCGCGTTTTTGGAAGTGATGGAGGCGTTTGGTGTGCGGGTCGCGTCGTTGGAACACGGACTGGAGGGGTACAAGGTGGCCGACGAGATCGCGGCGCACGGGGCGGGGGTGGCGACCTTTGCGGACTGGTGGGCGTACAAGTTCGAAGTGTACGACGCGATTCCGTACGCGGGGGCGCTGATGACGCGGCGCGGGGTGACGGTGGCGTACAAATCGGATTCCTCGGATCTGGCGCGGCGGTTGAACACGGAGGCGGCGAAGGCGGTGAAGTATGGTGGATTGGGTGAGGAGGAGGCATTGCGGTTGGTGACGTTGCATCCGGCGCGGTTGTTGGGGATCGAGCGGCGGGTGGGGAGTTTGGAGCCGGGCAAGGACGCCGATTTTGCGGTCTGGTCGCATGCGCCTTTGGATGCCCGGGCGGTGTGTTTGCAGACGTGGGTGGACGGGAAGCTGTATTTCGAGCGGGAAGCGGCGCGGCAACGGGCCGAGAGGATGGCGGCGGAGCGTGAGCGGTTGTTGGAGAAGGCGCGGCGTTGGTTGCGGGCCGGCGGAGAGCGCGGATCCGGGGATGAGACGGGCGAGGGCTTTTTCCGGGTGAGCCTGGAGATGTCGGATCGGGAGAAACACTGCGAGGACATTGAACCATGA
- a CDS encoding tetratricopeptide repeat protein, protein MKTSVLETPALRSAGRAGMRPGEDRGLSPERVQALKWWCVARADEWFAEGELGAARDFLRHAAALDPRDDCVWLALGSVHYLLGELAEAGLAFLRAVRLRPGHARAWLQLALVHERMGQPGLAVMLVRQARELDPNDEAIRVAWERLERSCGCEPVERPRAHTS, encoded by the coding sequence ATGAAGACCAGTGTGTTGGAAACTCCTGCCTTGCGATCTGCCGGTCGTGCCGGGATGCGGCCGGGTGAGGACCGCGGCCTTTCTCCCGAGCGGGTGCAAGCCCTCAAATGGTGGTGTGTGGCTCGTGCGGATGAGTGGTTTGCCGAGGGGGAGCTCGGTGCTGCGCGGGATTTTTTGCGGCATGCGGCGGCGCTGGATCCCAGAGATGACTGTGTGTGGCTGGCGCTGGGTTCGGTGCATTATTTGTTGGGCGAGCTGGCGGAGGCGGGGCTGGCCTTTTTGCGGGCGGTTCGGTTGCGGCCCGGGCATGCGCGGGCGTGGTTGCAGTTGGCGCTGGTGCACGAGCGGATGGGTCAACCGGGTCTGGCGGTGATGTTGGTGCGCCAGGCGCGGGAACTGGATCCGAATGACGAGGCCATCCGGGTGGCATGGGAGCGGCTGGAGCGGAGCTGCGGCTGCGAACCCGTTGAGAGGCCGCGGGCGCACACCTCCTGA
- the csrA gene encoding carbon storage regulator CsrA: protein MLILSRKPGESIMIDGRIHVKVVRVEGEIVKVGIEAPAEVPVHRMEVYLEIQSSNRGAAVTKKPALPRLPVAASAAGQGTHPNGKNGPRILVRQPSNRRGTNPAVQENRP, encoded by the coding sequence ATGTTGATTCTGTCGCGCAAGCCCGGTGAGAGCATCATGATTGACGGGCGCATCCACGTGAAGGTGGTGCGGGTGGAGGGTGAGATTGTGAAGGTGGGGATTGAGGCGCCGGCGGAAGTGCCCGTTCACCGGATGGAGGTGTATTTGGAGATTCAGAGCAGCAACCGGGGCGCTGCGGTTACGAAGAAACCAGCGCTGCCCCGGCTGCCGGTGGCGGCTTCGGCTGCCGGGCAGGGAACGCACCCGAACGGGAAAAATGGTCCGCGCATTCTCGTGCGGCAGCCGTCAAATCGGCGTGGCACCAATCCTGCTGTGCAGGAGAACCGGCCATGA